One window from the genome of Candidatus Binataceae bacterium encodes:
- a CDS encoding DUF1329 domain-containing protein has product MVEEPEQSKYTANLIVFHRNNELPQDSYVFVPPLRRSLRLSVTARCAPVVGSDFVQDDYKTTGFNGGLALFDAKFLGQRKILQLGLPTPAWGKWELRDVNVIDVRRAPSERPGYCYGSRIMYVDNAFWYAIWEEVYGANMKLWKIFMGPGAHVVSVPEIGKVVTNSYSGCGIDIQNDHETCFSSMDKYGHEAVFNSDAPSEYHNFSKYATPGGLMQIMR; this is encoded by the coding sequence ATGGTCGAGGAGCCTGAGCAGTCCAAGTACACGGCCAATCTGATCGTCTTCCATCGCAACAACGAGCTTCCGCAGGACAGCTACGTCTTCGTGCCCCCGCTGCGTCGCTCGTTGCGGCTGTCGGTGACCGCACGATGCGCGCCGGTGGTCGGCAGCGACTTCGTGCAGGACGACTACAAGACCACCGGTTTCAACGGCGGCCTCGCGCTGTTTGACGCAAAATTCCTCGGCCAGAGAAAAATCCTGCAATTGGGCCTGCCGACGCCCGCCTGGGGCAAGTGGGAATTGCGCGATGTCAACGTAATCGATGTCCGACGAGCACCCTCAGAGCGACCGGGCTACTGCTATGGGAGCCGGATCATGTATGTCGACAACGCATTCTGGTACGCGATCTGGGAGGAAGTCTATGGCGCCAACATGAAGCTGTGGAAAATCTTCATGGGCCCGGGGGCGCATGTGGTTAGCGTGCCGGAGATCGGAAAAGTAGTTACCAATTCCTACAGCGGATGCGGCATCGACATCCAGAATGATCACGAAACCTGCTTTTCGAGCATGGACAAATACGGCCACGAAGCGGTGTTTAACAGCGACGCGCCCTCGGAGTATCACAACTTCAGCAAGTACGCGACGCCGGGCGGCCTGATGCAGATAATGCGTTGA